One genomic region from Chitinivorax sp. PXF-14 encodes:
- a CDS encoding phage tail protein — MALQEYLGAIVMEIDGQEVEIESLDVTFKTGRKLVKTMNKTGRAKGFAKGVAEYDLKVTAVIPVSGDIDWGSIEGAKITIYPVSAGGKRTSYLDCFTTDAGSKYTVDGEAKRDLTMIALREVIE, encoded by the coding sequence ATGGCACTGCAAGAATATCTGGGCGCGATCGTCATGGAGATCGATGGCCAGGAGGTGGAGATCGAAAGTCTCGACGTGACGTTCAAAACGGGGCGCAAATTGGTCAAAACGATGAACAAGACCGGGAGGGCCAAAGGCTTTGCGAAAGGGGTGGCCGAATATGACCTGAAGGTCACGGCGGTGATCCCAGTGTCCGGCGATATCGACTGGGGCAGCATCGAAGGCGCCAAGATCACCATCTATCCGGTCAGCGCCGGAGGCAAACGCACGAGTTACCTGGACTGCTTCACCACCGATGCGGGCAGCAAATACACGGTGGATGGCGAGGCCAAGCGCGACCTGACCATGATTGCCCTGCGCGAGGTGATTGAATGA
- a CDS encoding capsid protein has protein sequence MSTAAFPVNPALTAIAIGYRNPDYQLIADQVLPRLPTAQKFSYTVYSAGQGYTVPNTKVGRKSEPTMVDFGGTLLTGECVDYGLDDLVPNSEVAAWEAMPKPASGGPLSPLAISTMMLTGLVQLDREVRVANQVFNTANFAAGNQQTLAGTSQWSDYNNSNPLSALLTALDVPLIRPNKLVLGQQAWTTLRQHPKIVNAVFRTPQNSGSVPKEALAELLEIDEVIVGTGFVNTAKKGQAPTYVRVWGKHAALLSVSLSAAQAMQPTFGFTAQFGTRIAGELPEPKAGLRGGVRIRSGESVQEVITCTDAGYFFQNAVA, from the coding sequence ATGTCTACCGCTGCCTTTCCAGTCAACCCCGCGCTGACCGCCATTGCCATCGGTTACCGCAACCCGGATTACCAGCTGATCGCCGATCAGGTGCTGCCGCGTCTGCCGACCGCCCAGAAATTCAGCTACACCGTGTATAGCGCCGGTCAGGGCTATACCGTGCCCAACACCAAGGTCGGTCGCAAGTCCGAGCCGACCATGGTCGATTTCGGCGGCACGCTGCTGACCGGCGAGTGCGTCGATTATGGCCTCGACGATCTGGTGCCGAACAGCGAGGTCGCGGCCTGGGAGGCGATGCCGAAGCCGGCCTCCGGTGGGCCGCTGTCGCCGCTGGCCATTTCCACCATGATGCTGACCGGCCTGGTCCAGCTCGACCGCGAGGTGCGCGTCGCGAACCAGGTCTTCAACACCGCCAACTTTGCCGCCGGTAACCAGCAAACCCTGGCCGGCACCAGCCAGTGGAGCGATTACAACAACTCCAACCCGTTGTCGGCCTTGCTGACCGCGCTCGACGTGCCGCTGATCCGCCCGAACAAACTGGTGCTGGGCCAGCAGGCGTGGACCACGCTGCGCCAGCATCCGAAGATCGTCAACGCGGTGTTCCGTACCCCGCAGAACTCCGGCTCGGTGCCAAAAGAAGCGCTGGCCGAGCTGCTGGAGATCGACGAGGTGATCGTCGGTACCGGCTTCGTCAATACGGCGAAGAAGGGCCAGGCGCCGACCTATGTGCGTGTCTGGGGCAAGCATGCCGCGCTGCTCTCCGTCTCGCTGTCCGCCGCCCAGGCCATGCAGCCGACCTTCGGCTTCACCGCCCAGTTCGGCACCAGGATCGCCGGCGAGCTGCCCGAGCCGAAGGCCGGTCTGCGTGGCGGTGTCCGTATCCGTAGCGGCGAGAGCGTGCAGGAGGTCATCACCTGCACCGACGCCGGCTATTTCTTCCAGAACGCGGTGGCATAA
- a CDS encoding gp436 family protein has protein sequence MNYANQADMLAAFGVRELTMLTDRALSGSLDTAVLATALDEANAEVDAFLQGRYALPLASVPRLLTRICCDIARYRLCGGDAQETEPVRNRYRDAHRILEKIKDGELTLGLDASQQEVGTRSTIRIQDGRRTFGRDALADY, from the coding sequence GTGAATTACGCGAACCAGGCCGACATGCTGGCGGCGTTCGGGGTGCGGGAGCTGACCATGCTGACCGACCGTGCGCTGTCCGGCTCGCTCGACACGGCAGTGCTGGCGACCGCGCTCGACGAGGCCAATGCCGAGGTCGACGCCTTCCTGCAGGGGCGTTACGCCCTGCCGCTGGCCAGCGTGCCGCGCCTGCTGACGCGCATCTGCTGCGATATTGCGCGCTATCGGCTGTGTGGCGGTGATGCGCAGGAGACGGAGCCGGTGCGCAACCGTTACCGGGATGCCCACCGCATCCTGGAGAAGATCAAGGATGGCGAGTTGACGCTCGGCCTCGATGCCAGCCAGCAGGAGGTGGGGACCCGGTCGACGATCCGGATTCAGGACGGCAGACGGACATTCGGCCGGGATGCCCTGGCGGATTACTGA
- a CDS encoding phage protein Gp37, giving the protein MIVDIENAVLDRIQSANDGRLGYRIATLETYGGEFDDEISQVVRQLPGVWVVYAGGGKPAPYGASKTRWRMPATFVVMVGARSVRSEPFSRRGLEVAGQVREVGAYRMLEDCRRLLLNQDFGLPIARFEPGSVKTLYNLTMNGLALSAFAQEWHTAFIVEPDAAADGDWLRIGINYHLVPDDGKPDASDLVTLNP; this is encoded by the coding sequence ATGATCGTCGATATCGAAAACGCGGTGCTCGACCGCATCCAGAGTGCAAACGATGGGCGCCTTGGCTACCGCATTGCCACCCTGGAGACCTATGGCGGTGAATTCGATGACGAGATCAGCCAGGTGGTCCGCCAGTTGCCGGGGGTCTGGGTGGTGTACGCCGGCGGCGGCAAGCCCGCGCCCTATGGCGCCAGTAAGACCAGGTGGCGCATGCCGGCGACTTTCGTGGTCATGGTGGGCGCGCGCAGCGTGCGCAGCGAGCCGTTTTCCCGGCGCGGCCTGGAAGTGGCCGGCCAGGTCAGGGAGGTCGGCGCCTATCGCATGCTGGAGGATTGCCGGCGCCTGCTGCTGAACCAGGACTTCGGCTTGCCGATCGCCCGCTTCGAACCGGGCTCGGTCAAGACGCTTTACAACCTGACAATGAATGGCCTGGCGCTCTCGGCCTTTGCCCAGGAGTGGCACACCGCCTTCATCGTCGAACCCGATGCCGCCGCCGATGGCGACTGGCTCCGGATCGGCATCAACTACCACCTGGTTCCGGACGACGGCAAGCCCGACGCGTCGGACCTCGTCACCCTCAACCCATAA
- a CDS encoding DUF2190 family protein has translation GLTNQEPVMSNILLSKNFQAAAAIAAYTLVKHAAADDQVQAAAAATDLVIGATQDIAPAIGERVDVALCGITYVTAGAAITRGARLMSDASGRVVTAAAAAGTNVNTVGSALESASAAGDVIRVLLNPGTFQG, from the coding sequence AGGCCTAACCAACCAGGAGCCCGTCATGTCCAACATCCTGCTATCCAAAAATTTCCAGGCGGCGGCGGCCATCGCGGCCTACACCCTGGTCAAGCATGCTGCGGCCGACGACCAGGTGCAGGCGGCGGCAGCTGCCACCGATCTGGTGATCGGCGCCACCCAGGACATCGCCCCGGCGATCGGCGAGCGCGTCGATGTGGCGCTCTGCGGCATTACCTATGTCACGGCGGGTGCCGCGATTACCCGTGGCGCCCGCCTGATGTCGGATGCCTCGGGCCGCGTCGTTACCGCTGCGGCGGCTGCCGGCACCAATGTCAACACGGTCGGGTCTGCGCTGGAATCGGCCTCGGCTGCCGGCGACGTGATCCGCGTCCTGCTCAACCCCGGCACCTTCCAAGGCTAA
- a CDS encoding phage tail sheath subtilisin-like domain-containing protein — MASPNIAFDNIPASIRKPGKYLEFNTKLAVRTLPGNLQKVLIVGQRLAAGIVAANTLVDVFSVADANTYFGRGSIAALMVAAAVAANPYLSLQAIALDDAGASVAATGTITITGPATAAGVLTAQIGDMLVQIAVATGDAQNTIAANLKAQFDKQPDLPVTATVATNVVTLTAKNKGTLGNAIKVSAAATTGIGVTAAVAAMASGATDPTVATALTTVFAAGHNIIITPWNDATNLTALRTHLDSVGGPLEQRGAIGVYGHVGTVSAATTLAASINSGRMTGALLPGCYENVFELAAAYGAVIASEEDPARPLNTLALTGISAPPQTSWLDRVSVENCLWNGVTPLTVGPGNKVQIERAVTTYTLDAQSVPDISLLDLTTIRTLDYVRRAVRERIALRFPREKLSARTAPKVRSELLDVLYKLEELEIVEAVQANAAGVLVERDLQDPNRLDAKIPCDVVNGLHVFAGRIDLLL, encoded by the coding sequence ATGGCCTCGCCCAATATCGCGTTCGATAACATCCCGGCCAGCATCCGCAAGCCGGGCAAATATCTGGAGTTCAATACCAAGCTGGCGGTCCGCACGCTGCCGGGCAATCTGCAGAAGGTGTTGATCGTTGGTCAGCGCCTGGCCGCCGGCATCGTTGCCGCCAATACGCTGGTCGATGTGTTTTCGGTGGCCGATGCCAATACCTATTTTGGCCGTGGCTCGATCGCCGCATTGATGGTGGCGGCCGCCGTGGCGGCCAATCCCTATTTGTCGCTGCAGGCGATCGCGCTGGATGATGCCGGCGCCAGTGTGGCCGCGACCGGCACGATCACGATTACCGGGCCGGCCACGGCGGCCGGGGTGCTGACAGCCCAGATCGGCGACATGCTGGTGCAGATCGCCGTGGCCACGGGCGACGCGCAAAACACCATTGCGGCCAACCTGAAGGCCCAGTTCGACAAGCAGCCCGATTTGCCGGTGACGGCGACCGTGGCCACCAACGTGGTCACACTGACCGCAAAAAACAAGGGCACGTTGGGCAACGCCATCAAGGTATCGGCCGCCGCGACCACGGGCATCGGCGTGACGGCCGCCGTGGCGGCCATGGCGAGCGGCGCCACCGACCCGACCGTGGCCACCGCGCTGACGACGGTGTTTGCCGCAGGGCACAACATCATCATCACCCCGTGGAACGATGCCACCAATCTGACGGCGCTGCGCACGCATCTGGACAGCGTCGGCGGTCCGCTCGAGCAGCGTGGCGCGATCGGTGTTTACGGTCATGTCGGCACGGTGTCCGCCGCCACCACGCTGGCGGCGTCGATCAACAGCGGCCGCATGACCGGCGCGCTGCTGCCGGGTTGCTACGAGAACGTGTTCGAACTGGCGGCCGCCTATGGCGCCGTGATCGCCAGCGAAGAGGACCCGGCGCGCCCGCTCAACACGCTGGCGCTGACCGGCATCTCCGCGCCGCCGCAGACATCCTGGCTGGATCGGGTGTCGGTCGAAAACTGCCTGTGGAACGGGGTGACGCCGCTGACCGTGGGGCCTGGCAACAAGGTGCAGATCGAGCGCGCGGTCACCACCTACACGCTCGACGCACAGAGTGTGCCGGATATCTCGCTGCTCGACCTGACCACCATCCGCACGCTCGACTATGTGCGCCGCGCCGTGCGTGAACGCATCGCGCTGCGCTTCCCGCGCGAGAAGCTGTCGGCGCGCACCGCGCCCAAGGTGCGCTCGGAGCTGCTCGATGTGCTCTACAAGCTGGAGGAACTGGAGATCGTCGAGGCGGTACAGGCCAATGCCGCCGGGGTGCTGGTCGAGCGCGATTTGCAGGACCCGAACCGGCTCGATGCCAAAATCCCCTGCGATGTGGTCAACGGCTTGCACGTCTTCGCCGGCCGCATCGATCTACTGCTGTAA